From the Alteromonas sp. CI.11.F.A3 genome, the window TGCACTTAATGGAAACTCATATGATTCCCATACGCCTTGCTCAGGGGTATCGCCAGCCGTGTCATTAGGACCTACATAGCCATCCGCTAGCGGCAATGTAGCTGCAGTAGTGCCTTCGCTACTTTCTATTTTAAACGACCAATTCGCGGCTGTATCGTTAGGCGCTGACATCATCTTCAGGTCGAATTTTACGCTACCGTTTTCTTCCATCGGTGAGGCGTCGAAGGGTGATGCTTGACCTGCGGGGTCGGTAATAAATAGCTCGCGGCTAATAAAGCCCATCACAGTAGGTTCTGCACCAAAGCTGAATTCATATACCTGACCTTCAGCACTATCTTCCACTAGTGTAGGAGTTGAACCTCCGCAGCAATCCCATGCCGGCCAATTAGGGTTAGTGGTGCCATCAAAAATAGTAAGGTTTTCTGCAATGCCTGTTGAGGGTGGAGAAGGAATGGGAGCCGCACCTTCTACCAATGCATCGTCTAGTGAGTCGTAGCCTGGGCGTACAGTTTCACATCCTGCACCCGTATCTGGGTTTGAGGCACATTCGTAAACCCGAACATAGTCGATATCAAAGCTCTGGCCATTTTCAAACGCACTGGCATCAATGCCCGTTTCGTTTACCGCTTCAGGCCATTCTCCACCTACTGCTAGGTTTAGAATTAGGTAGAACTCTTGATCGTATGGTGCGTTGTCCCAGTGAGTCACTAGCTCGCCAGTGCCTTGTTCGAAGTACTCGGTGTACCAACCACGATGTGACAAGCCTGTGGCTTCGCCATTACTGTTGTAACGTACTTCAGAACGACGCTGAGTGGCATACAAGTAATCGTCCATATACCAACGAATTTCGCCTTCTTGCCATTCTATCGCGTAGGTATGAAAGTCATCTGCAGGGTTTGCGCCATCAGGCAGTGAATAGGCTTGGCCTGAGCTGTCATTGTTTGGCCATTCTTGACCATAATGCAAGGTGCCGTAGATATGCGCTTCAGGGTTGCCATCTGCATCGGCAGCTTTAAGGTTAACCGCTTCAAAAATATCAATTTCACCCGAACGCGGCCAGCCACCATACACTTCGTCGGTAGGCATCATCCAAAATGCTGGCCAACTGCCTTGACCCGAAGGCATTTTAGCGCGCATTTCAATGCGGCCATATTTAAAGTCTGCTTTGTAACGAGTAATTAAGCGGGCTGAGGTATAAGGCTTTTGTGCACCCTCTTCAGCGGGCAATGCAACAATGCTTAATGCACCATCACTAATGAATGCGTTTTCGTCGCTATCGGTATAGCACTGGGCCTCGTTATTGCCACCGCCATCGCAGTTAACTTCGTGTGTCCAGTTATTATCGTTAATGGTCGCGTCTTCGAATTCGTCGCTCCACACTAATTCCCATCCTGTGGTAGGGGCGCTAGTGTCAACGGCGTCTATATCTGTAGAAGTGGTTGCTCCACCGCCACAGCCAACCAAAGTTGTGACCGTTAACGCGGCAGCAATCCGAGAAAGTTGAGTTACATTTTTAGTCATTATCTTCAGCCCTAATGCTAAGTAAATGGTTATCTAAAACGCCGCGTTGGCCACGTCGAGTTATGTTTTGTAAGCGCTTCCATTTGAGCTTGTTATTTTTCTGTTTGAAAGCGCTTACATAAGATTAATGCACGTTAATTGAAAGATCAACAACACTCTTTGATATTTTTTAACATTTGGTTTACTTGGTACGAGTGTGGTTGTGCGATATGTAGTTTTAAATAACTGAAAATTATGATTTTTATTTACACGGAAGCAAGATTGCTGTAATTAATACAAAAAATTAACCTTGTGTTCTGGTGAATAAAAATAAAATGTTAATTGATTAGTTGGAAGGTTATTGGCAGAAATTTATTACCTTTATTGCGTCAGAAAATCATAATGCGAAGATATTCATACCAACGCTTAACCCGTCTTTGGTATTGCATATAGCATTAGGCTTTGAAATGCGTTTTTCGTCTTTCTAATAGAAGGTGGCATGCATCCAAGATAACGGCTTCAATAATAGTGCCTAATGTTTTATGAGTAAGCTTTCACGCGTGACAGAAAACGGGCCGCTACGGTATTTGGCATCGTAATAATCATCACGACAAACTGAAGTATCAGCAGCGGGAGCAACTAGGCGGTAGAACGAAGGAGACTCATTGTTATTAGGCAAGAGCATCAGTTCAGGATGTTGAATAAAAATGGTTGGATTAATTGAGCTAAGTGCCTGATAGGCGGCAAGCTGACAAACGCGTTCAGCAGAACTTGATTCTATTTGATGAAGTGAGTGCCTAATAAGTTCTTGTATATCCTCTAGTATTGATTCTAAACGCCAATGCGCACCAGTATATCGCGTAGATGGACTTATAAATGCGTGGCTAAAGGCGGGGTGTTGATTGAGCTTTTGCAATATCATTTTTGCTTCGCTAAATAGGTCAAATCTTCCTACCGTCACATAGGTTAATGCAGTGCTATGATTGCGATGAAATTGAATTGACTCAGGGGCGATGGGCAAATGCTTCATCACTTCAAAAATAGAGCGAGAATGCCTGAATATACCAATTTGTATTTCATATTTATGAGCGGTATCGGGGCTTGAAACAGGCTCAATGGTTGCGGAGTTGGCCGCAAGGTTTTCGTTCGGTAAAGAGGTTTCTCGTGCAAGCAAAATATCATCTATAAAAACGGAATCGCCATGTGCTGGGGCGGTAAATGCAAGGGTGCTGGATTTAATCGTTAAGCCTTGCTGAATGAGGTAGTCCTCATCTATTTCAATGCGGTACTCACCAGGAGGAACAGCATTAACATAGAAATAGCCGTCGCTCTCTGTTCGCGTTTTAACTACTATTTGTTCAGTATTGTCGATAAGCGCTATGTCAACATAAGCCGCGCCACGGCTAGAAGAATCACCTACTAGATAAATGGTTCCTTCAACATCATTAAAGGTATGTACTGGGAATTGAGTTTCATTAACCCCGCCTGCGTGGGTCAGTACTTGTACTTTTCCAGAGGCTGGCAACATATAGGGGTCAGGAAGCGAATCAGGTGTTAAGGTGAGGTTTTGTGTTCTGGCTCCCGTATTGAGCCTGACCATTCCATTTGCGTCGGTACTTTTATCACGCCATAGTGAGCTTCCAGTAAACGTGACGCCTTCGATAGGCATTTCGTTAGGGTCTTTGCGTAAATTTCGATTATCGTCAAGGAAGGCAAAAGCATCTATACGCCCAGCAGTGGCACCCGCCGAACGTTCAAAATTCAAACTCTGTGTATAAGGGTTAACATTGGTATTGCCGGTTAAAGAAAGGTTTACTGACCAGTCTCCACCCTCCATGACGCTGGCTGCCAATCCAATGTTCAGCGATTCAAAGCGCCAGTTGTGTTGGTGTCTAATTTCTAAAGCATTGTCAGTGTCGTTTCTATAACGTAAGCGAGTTTCGCGATGTTGGGAGAGCGATTGCGGCCATCGCATCGACACATAGAAATTATCAGTTGAAAAGCGATCTGAAGGAATAAAGTTCCACGCACTAGAAAGGTTCCACCCATTAACATCTTTTGCGTAATACAATCGGCCCGTGACCGCAGAGCTACTGTTGTTAGAGACGCTAAACCCTGAAGCAAACGTCCCGCCCAGAAAGTTGTCATTTACATTTACGCTTAGCGCACTTTGGGGCTCATCGACTTCATAGGCTCTGTGGGTCATACTGGCGTTCCAGCCAAAGCGGCCTAGCCATTCAGTTTTGCCGTTCAAACGTAACGACGAAATGTGCTTAATGTCATCATCTTGTGAGTATGCATCACTATAAAAATTGTTGAAGTAGCGGGTAGCAAAGTTCATGTTGAGGTTATTGCTGAACCTACCGTTCCAGCCTAAAAACATACCGTAACCGCCAGTATCCTGATTTGATACCTCAAATTTGAGCGCCGAGCCAAAAAGTTGGGTATTAATACCGGCAGTGACATACGAGGCAATTTCATCTTCCAGCCAAAGGCGTTGAACGCTAGCAGATAAGGTAGCGCTATCGGTAAGACCGTAGCCGAGCCTAGCGACAGTGGCTTTTCCAATCCCAGTTGTAGATACTTGACCATCAAGTAAGCGAAATTGATTGTCGGTAAGCCCAAATAAAAAATCGAACTTGCCCTGTCTTAGCTGATTATTACCCACATTGACGGTTTTAGTTCTAACCTCTTGCTGACCTTCAGGCCCATATAATTTCAATTCAAATAAGTTTGCCCCATAGAAGGTTTCTATATCTTCGAAAAGTACCTTGTTCTCCTCGTTACTAAATTGCTCATCGATAAATTGCCCATTTCTGAAGAGCTGTACCCGCCAGCCAGGTAATACGAATTCTT encodes:
- a CDS encoding family 16 glycosylhydrolase, producing the protein MTKNVTQLSRIAAALTVTTLVGCGGGATTSTDIDAVDTSAPTTGWELVWSDEFEDATINDNNWTHEVNCDGGGNNEAQCYTDSDENAFISDGALSIVALPAEEGAQKPYTSARLITRYKADFKYGRIEMRAKMPSGQGSWPAFWMMPTDEVYGGWPRSGEIDIFEAVNLKAADADGNPEAHIYGTLHYGQEWPNNDSSGQAYSLPDGANPADDFHTYAIEWQEGEIRWYMDDYLYATQRRSEVRYNSNGEATGLSHRGWYTEYFEQGTGELVTHWDNAPYDQEFYLILNLAVGGEWPEAVNETGIDASAFENGQSFDIDYVRVYECASNPDTGAGCETVRPGYDSLDDALVEGAAPIPSPPSTGIAENLTIFDGTTNPNWPAWDCCGGSTPTLVEDSAEGQVYEFSFGAEPTVMGFISRELFITDPAGQASPFDASPMEENGSVKFDLKMMSAPNDTAANWSFKIESSEGTTAATLPLADGYVGPNDTAGDTPEQGVWESYEFPLSALADAGLDTSAIDVIMVFPDWGAGDGAVYRLANVEISQESAYPELVIFEDEMNPEWPMWDCCGGSTPTEEIDNEEHGLTAEFRIGAEPTVMGFITRSASGGGDTPFDASALADGGLLQFDMRVVSMPNNASADWLFKIESSDGATAVELPISDSVEGQAPAAGEWQTYTFPIADLQAAGLDLSAIDVIMVFPAWGAGEGAVYRLDNVKFYHPDGDTPAATELTLFADTAADQWSIWDCCGGSTPTEEVDDADHGTVAEFRIGATPTVMGFLADEDVYFDASSLLSTGVVRFEMKVSSAPNDASAPWLFKIESGDTSSAVELPISESLEGAEPVTGEWQTYTFSLQTLYDAGLDISAIDVVMIFPTWGQGEGAVYRVDNAEIAAQ
- a CDS encoding carboxypeptidase-like regulatory domain-containing protein, with amino-acid sequence MFVSWAEPCPPLSSTARVALDEDQLLISVLRINGRPLWDGFDVYPVGERYLVPASLFADALSLDWEISMAQGTIQSQGSIDFCSFNYAFNQTLPTLNNTPPDAFLWAADEFDIYIDTRMIATLLQIEQQFNYTLLQLNLTGQLPLNSSSNTSADNPPLHFKPNVVPVSKVVEDQYQFFTSPLVTYRLSQQDSATSDNRFSANINAGFDFLYHSANLRVSRVDDTSIHYLRFGKTLNENVQDTNNALNSFAYEFGDIQLQRDELVTRSGQSLGLIVHNGDTRQRRSFSSTSIEEFVLPGWRVQLFRNGQFIDEQFSNEENKVLFEDIETFYGANLFELKLYGPEGQQEVRTKTVNVGNNQLRQGKFDFLFGLTDNQFRLLDGQVSTTGIGKATVARLGYGLTDSATLSASVQRLWLEDEIASYVTAGINTQLFGSALKFEVSNQDTGGYGMFLGWNGRFSNNLNMNFATRYFNNFYSDAYSQDDDIKHISSLRLNGKTEWLGRFGWNASMTHRAYEVDEPQSALSVNVNDNFLGGTFASGFSVSNNSSSAVTGRLYYAKDVNGWNLSSAWNFIPSDRFSTDNFYVSMRWPQSLSQHRETRLRYRNDTDNALEIRHQHNWRFESLNIGLAASVMEGGDWSVNLSLTGNTNVNPYTQSLNFERSAGATAGRIDAFAFLDDNRNLRKDPNEMPIEGVTFTGSSLWRDKSTDANGMVRLNTGARTQNLTLTPDSLPDPYMLPASGKVQVLTHAGGVNETQFPVHTFNDVEGTIYLVGDSSSRGAAYVDIALIDNTEQIVVKTRTESDGYFYVNAVPPGEYRIEIDEDYLIQQGLTIKSSTLAFTAPAHGDSVFIDDILLARETSLPNENLAANSATIEPVSSPDTAHKYEIQIGIFRHSRSIFEVMKHLPIAPESIQFHRNHSTALTYVTVGRFDLFSEAKMILQKLNQHPAFSHAFISPSTRYTGAHWRLESILEDIQELIRHSLHQIESSSAERVCQLAAYQALSSINPTIFIQHPELMLLPNNNESPSFYRLVAPAADTSVCRDDYYDAKYRSGPFSVTRESLLIKH